The Candidatus Methylomirabilota bacterium genomic sequence CTTTCTCCTGAAGGAAGCGGGACTCGATCCCGACAAGGACGTGACGATCATCGCTACCGGAGGCGTCCCGACGACGCTGGCCGCGCTGCAGAAGGGCGACATCCAGGGGTTTCTTGGCTTCGAGCCCATCCAGTCTCAAGCGATCTACGGCTTCCAGGTCGCCAAGCCGGTGCTCGACATCCGCAAGGGCGAGGGGCCGCGTATCCTCCGCGACTACGCCTACAACAGCATGGTGGCCAGGGAGGATTATCTAGCCGCGCACCCCGACGTTGCGCGTCGCATGGTCGAGGCCGTGGTCGATACGCAGCGCTTTCTTCAGGACCCGAAGAACTTCGAGGAGACGGTCAAGATCGCGGAGAAGTACTTCGAGGGAATCGATCCACGCTTGCTGCGCCCGATCCTGCAGGACAGCATCAAGGCGTACCAGCCGGTCATCACGCGCCAGGCCGTGGCCAATATCGGCGAGATGCTCGCCGGCGCGGGGCTCATCAAGCGCCCGCTGGTGTTCGAGGACGTCGTCGACACGCGCTTCGCCCCGACGAAGTTCCC encodes the following:
- a CDS encoding ABC transporter substrate-binding protein, which codes for LATEHVAQVREQGMKLKAIVANLLDSPYTLIVRKEVDLPNAARGYPAVIRDLKGLKLGMTGRGASTDFTLRFLLKEAGLDPDKDVTIIATGGVPTTLAALQKGDIQGFLGFEPIQSQAIYGFQVAKPVLDIRKGEGPRILRDYAYNSMVAREDYLAAHPDVARRMVEAVVDTQRFLQDPKNFEETVKIAEKYFEGIDPRLLRPILQDSIKAYQPVITRQAVANIGEMLAGAGLIKRPLVFEDVVDTRFAPTKFP